A window of the Rhizobium brockwellii genome harbors these coding sequences:
- a CDS encoding D-amino-acid transaminase produces the protein MPRIAYVNGRYVKHSDASVHIEDRGYQFADGVYEVCEVRHGYIVDLTRHLNRLDRSLGELRIARPMGRAALTQVIRETLRRNHVRNGLFYMQVTRGVARRDHVFPAEGTPPSLVITAKSTDARIIAAKNANGIKAITLVDNRWDRVDIKSVGLLPNAMARQQAKEAGAQEAIYVDGDGMVKEGAATNVWIVDPDGTLVTRPAEHGILRGITRTTLMDVAAKLELKIAERSFSVSEMLAAREVFLTAATSICFPVVSVDGQVIANGHPGSVSQKVREAFFDVAEKIAI, from the coding sequence ATGCCGAGAATTGCCTATGTGAATGGCCGTTACGTCAAGCATTCCGATGCCAGCGTGCATATCGAGGATCGCGGCTATCAGTTTGCCGATGGCGTTTACGAGGTCTGCGAAGTGCGCCATGGTTATATCGTCGATCTCACGCGCCATCTGAACCGTCTCGACCGTTCGCTCGGTGAGTTGCGCATCGCCCGGCCGATGGGCCGGGCGGCGCTGACGCAGGTCATTCGCGAGACGCTGCGCCGCAACCATGTCCGCAACGGGCTTTTCTACATGCAGGTGACGCGCGGCGTCGCCCGCCGCGATCATGTCTTTCCGGCCGAGGGAACGCCGCCCTCGCTTGTCATCACCGCCAAGAGCACCGATGCCAGGATCATCGCCGCCAAGAACGCCAACGGCATCAAGGCGATCACCCTTGTCGACAATCGCTGGGACCGCGTCGACATCAAGTCCGTCGGCTTGCTGCCGAATGCCATGGCTCGCCAGCAGGCCAAGGAGGCGGGCGCCCAGGAAGCGATCTATGTCGACGGCGACGGCATGGTGAAGGAAGGGGCGGCGACCAATGTCTGGATCGTCGATCCTGATGGAACGCTGGTGACGCGCCCGGCCGAACACGGCATTCTGCGCGGCATTACCCGCACCACTCTGATGGATGTCGCAGCCAAGTTGGAGTTGAAAATCGCCGAGCGGAGCTTCTCCGTTTCGGAGATGCTCGCAGCCCGCGAGGTCTTCCTCACTGCAGCCACAAGCATTTGTTTTCCGGTCGTTTCCGTCGATGGCCAGGTCATTGCCAACGGCCATCCGGGCAGCGTTTCGCAGAAAGTCCGCGAGGCCTTTTTCGACGTTGCGGAAAAGATTGCGATTTGA
- a CDS encoding sensor histidine kinase NtrY-like, with product MTQDGVSPAAAGETVTTVTDRRALFAVPGLVLAGGALLCATATLFVLLGLTPIAPTSHVVITSVIVNSFFVLTLLALIAREVARLLKARTRGRAAARLHIRIVVLFSIVAITPAILVAIFASITLNAGLDRWFALRTQSIVSSSRNIGQAYMMENASYLQGQTVSMANDLERNRALYSLDRTGFADLMTRQARGRGLLGAFLVERDGSVIVQADIATEKPLPAIPQDALEKAAAGQPTLIPPGVTNLVGAIIKLDAIQGTFLYTVRAVDPKVMGAMRMMEENATEYRSMEANRFSLQVAFAVLYIGFALIVLLAAIWTAIAVADRIVRPIRLLITAADSVASGNMDIVVPVHAVDGDVANLSRTFNKMISEIRTQRDEILEAKDEVDDRRRFIEAVLSGVTAAVIGVEQDRRIAIVNSSAETLMSLSADEMLGKQLVDIAPEVDHVLTEAAVRYRGDFRKQIALVRGGTVRTLSVQVTREEVRDMSESYVITLDDITDLVIAQRSTAWGDVARRIAHEIKNPLTPIQLSAERIQRRYGKQIDPDDRTVFDQCTDTIIRQVGDIGRMVDEFSAFARMPKPTKEPSDLRNILRDAIFLREMGNHHVTFEQDFGDQPLEGLFDSRMLGQAFGNLIKNAVESIEAVPSDERDERKVLVRAALDTGRDRFTVDVIDNGRGLPVENRHSILEPYMTMREKGTGLGLAIVKKIIEEHGGQLELHDAPADFDRGRGAMIRVHLPRLDPTPAAPAANDKESVYGL from the coding sequence ATGACGCAGGATGGGGTATCGCCGGCGGCGGCGGGCGAGACGGTGACGACGGTGACCGATCGCCGCGCGCTTTTTGCCGTGCCCGGCCTCGTGCTCGCCGGCGGCGCGCTTCTCTGCGCCACGGCCACGCTTTTCGTGCTGCTCGGACTGACGCCGATCGCGCCGACGTCGCATGTCGTCATCACCTCGGTGATCGTCAATTCCTTCTTTGTCCTGACGCTGCTCGCCCTGATCGCTCGCGAGGTGGCAAGGCTGCTGAAGGCGCGCACCCGCGGCCGCGCCGCAGCCCGCCTGCATATCCGCATCGTCGTGCTCTTTTCGATCGTCGCGATCACGCCGGCGATCCTCGTCGCCATCTTCGCCAGTATCACGCTGAATGCCGGTCTTGACCGCTGGTTTGCCCTGCGCACCCAGTCGATCGTCAGCTCGTCGCGCAATATCGGCCAAGCCTACATGATGGAGAATGCCAGCTATCTGCAGGGGCAGACTGTCTCCATGGCCAACGACCTCGAGCGCAACCGCGCGCTCTACAGCCTCGACAGGACGGGCTTTGCCGACCTGATGACCCGCCAGGCGAGGGGCCGCGGCCTGCTCGGCGCCTTCCTGGTCGAGCGCGACGGCTCGGTGATCGTCCAGGCCGATATCGCCACCGAAAAGCCGCTGCCGGCCATTCCGCAGGACGCGCTGGAAAAGGCGGCGGCCGGCCAGCCGACGCTGATCCCGCCCGGCGTTACCAATCTCGTCGGCGCCATCATCAAACTCGATGCCATCCAGGGCACTTTTCTCTATACGGTGCGCGCCGTCGATCCCAAGGTCATGGGCGCCATGCGCATGATGGAGGAGAACGCCACCGAATACCGCTCGATGGAGGCCAACCGCTTCTCGCTGCAGGTCGCCTTTGCCGTGCTCTATATCGGCTTCGCGCTGATCGTGCTCCTGGCGGCGATCTGGACTGCGATCGCCGTCGCCGACCGTATCGTCCGGCCGATCCGGCTGCTGATCACGGCGGCCGACAGCGTTGCATCGGGCAATATGGATATCGTCGTGCCGGTGCATGCCGTCGATGGCGACGTCGCCAACCTCTCGCGCACATTCAACAAGATGATTTCGGAAATCCGCACCCAGCGCGACGAGATCCTGGAAGCCAAGGACGAGGTCGACGATCGCCGCCGCTTCATCGAGGCGGTGCTGTCGGGCGTCACCGCCGCCGTCATCGGCGTCGAGCAGGACCGCCGCATCGCCATCGTCAACAGTTCGGCCGAGACGCTGATGTCGCTGTCGGCCGACGAAATGCTCGGAAAGCAGCTGGTTGACATCGCGCCGGAGGTCGATCACGTGTTGACCGAGGCGGCGGTGCGTTATCGCGGCGATTTCCGCAAGCAGATCGCCCTTGTGCGCGGCGGCACGGTGAGGACGCTGAGCGTTCAGGTCACCCGCGAGGAAGTGCGCGACATGAGCGAATCCTACGTGATCACGCTCGACGACATCACCGATCTCGTCATCGCCCAGCGCTCGACCGCCTGGGGCGACGTGGCCAGGCGCATCGCCCATGAGATCAAGAACCCGCTGACGCCGATCCAGCTGTCCGCCGAGCGCATCCAGCGCCGCTACGGCAAGCAGATCGACCCGGATGACCGGACCGTCTTCGACCAGTGCACGGATACGATCATCCGCCAGGTCGGCGATATCGGCCGCATGGTCGACGAATTCTCAGCCTTTGCCCGCATGCCGAAGCCGACCAAGGAGCCGAGCGACCTGCGCAATATCCTGCGCGACGCGATCTTCCTGCGCGAGATGGGTAACCATCACGTCACCTTCGAGCAGGATTTCGGCGACCAGCCGCTGGAGGGCTTGTTCGATAGCCGCATGCTCGGCCAGGCTTTCGGAAATCTCATCAAGAATGCCGTCGAATCGATCGAGGCCGTTCCGAGCGACGAACGGGACGAACGCAAGGTTCTCGTCCGCGCAGCCCTCGATACCGGCCGCGACCGCTTCACCGTCGACGTCATCGACAATGGCCGCGGCCTGCCGGTGGAGAACCGCCACAGCATTCTGGAGCCCTATATGACGATGCGCGAGAAGGGCACCGGCCTCGGCCTCGCCATCGTCAAGAAGATCATCGAGGAACATGGCGGGCAGCTCGAGCTGCATGATGCGCCCGCCGATTTTGACCGGGGAAGAGGGGCCATGATCCGCGTGCATCTGCCACGCCTGGATCCGACGCCTGCTGCCCCCGCAGCCAATGACAAGGAAAGCGTTTATGGCCTCTGA
- the hfq gene encoding RNA chaperone Hfq: MAERSQNLQDLFLNTVRKQKISLTIFLINGVKLTGVVTSFDNFCVLLRRDGHSQLVYKHAISTIMPGQPMQMFESEEAAS; the protein is encoded by the coding sequence ATGGCGGAACGTTCTCAGAATCTTCAGGACTTATTTCTCAATACTGTTCGCAAGCAAAAGATTTCCCTGACAATCTTTCTGATCAACGGCGTGAAACTCACGGGCGTTGTTACGTCTTTTGACAATTTCTGTGTTCTTCTTCGCCGTGACGGCCATTCGCAGCTCGTGTATAAGCATGCGATCTCGACGATCATGCCGGGCCAGCCCATGCAGATGTTTGAGAGCGAAGAAGCAGCGTCCTAA
- a CDS encoding potassium channel beta subunit family protein, with amino-acid sequence MEYRRLGKSGLQVSEFSFGSWVTFGKQVSGGDAVDLMRLAYDNGVNFFDNAEGYESGKSEIVMGEALSRLGWSRDSFIVSSKVFWGGQKPTQRGLSRKHVTDACHAALKRLQVDYLDLYFCHRPDIDTPIEETVRAMHDLVAQGKVLYWGTSEWSAQQLTEAYAVARDLRITPPTMEQPQYNIFERQKVESDYLPLYDLIGLGTTIWSPLASGVLTGKYNNGVPADSRMNLPGYEWLKEKWSSDAGLAQLKQVGELAKLADEIGMSITHLALLWCLANRNVSTVILGASRASQLQDNLAALSHRDKMTSDVLERIDTIVGNKPEGPRRF; translated from the coding sequence ATGGAATATCGACGTTTGGGAAAGTCGGGCCTGCAGGTGAGCGAGTTCTCCTTCGGTTCCTGGGTGACGTTCGGCAAGCAGGTCAGTGGAGGCGACGCCGTCGACCTCATGAGGCTTGCCTATGACAACGGGGTGAACTTCTTCGACAATGCCGAAGGATACGAGAGCGGCAAGTCCGAGATCGTGATGGGCGAGGCGCTCAGCAGGCTCGGCTGGAGCCGCGACAGCTTCATCGTCTCCAGCAAGGTCTTCTGGGGAGGCCAGAAGCCGACGCAGCGCGGCCTGTCGCGCAAGCATGTGACCGACGCCTGTCATGCAGCGCTCAAGCGGCTTCAGGTCGACTACCTCGACCTTTACTTCTGCCACCGCCCGGATATCGACACGCCGATCGAGGAAACGGTTCGGGCGATGCACGATCTCGTCGCCCAGGGCAAGGTGCTCTACTGGGGAACGTCGGAATGGTCCGCCCAGCAATTGACGGAAGCCTACGCCGTTGCCCGGGACTTGCGCATCACGCCGCCGACCATGGAGCAGCCGCAGTACAACATCTTCGAACGCCAGAAGGTCGAGTCCGACTATCTGCCGCTCTACGACCTGATCGGCCTTGGCACCACGATCTGGTCGCCGCTCGCCTCGGGCGTCCTGACCGGCAAGTACAATAATGGTGTGCCGGCCGACAGCCGTATGAACCTGCCGGGCTACGAATGGCTGAAGGAAAAGTGGTCCAGTGATGCCGGCCTTGCCCAGCTCAAACAAGTTGGCGAGCTCGCAAAGCTCGCCGACGAGATCGGCATGTCGATCACGCATCTCGCCCTTTTGTGGTGCCTCGCCAACCGGAACGTCTCGACGGTCATTCTTGGAGCCTCGCGCGCCAGCCAGCTGCAGGACAATCTCGCGGCCCTCTCACACCGAGACAAGATGACGTCTGACGTGTTGGAGCGGATCGACACGATCGTCGGAAACAAACCCGAAGGACCGCGTCGCTTCTAG
- the ntrX gene encoding nitrogen assimilation response regulator NtrX, with the protein MASDILVVDDEHDIREIVSGILSDEGHETRTAHDSDSALAAISDRVPRLIFLDIWMQGSKLDGLSLLDEIRTRHPELPVVMISGHGNIETAVSAIKRGAFDFIEKPFKADRLILIAERALENSKLKREVSDLKRRTGDALELIGTSVAVSQLRQTIEKVAPTNSRIMILGASGSGKELVARMIHKKSSRANGPFVAINAANITPERMEVALFGTEGTPGQARKIGALEEAHRGILYLDEVGEMPRETQNKILRVLVDQQFERVGGSKRVKVDVRIISSTAYNLESRIAEGWFREDLYHRLAVVPVRVPALAERREDIPFLVDQLMRQISEQAGIRPRRIGDDAMAVLQAHDWPGNIRQLRNNIERLMILARTDGPDAPITADMLPTDLGDMLPKVSAKNDYHIMTLPLREAREMFEKDYLIAQINRFGGNISRTAEFVGMERSALHRKLKSLGV; encoded by the coding sequence ATGGCCTCTGATATTCTCGTCGTCGACGATGAGCACGATATTCGCGAGATCGTTTCCGGCATTCTCTCGGATGAAGGGCACGAGACGCGCACGGCCCACGACAGCGACAGCGCACTGGCGGCGATTTCCGATCGCGTGCCGCGGCTGATCTTCCTCGATATCTGGATGCAGGGCAGCAAGCTCGATGGTCTGTCGCTGCTCGACGAGATCAGGACCCGCCATCCCGAACTGCCCGTCGTCATGATATCAGGCCATGGCAACATCGAGACCGCCGTCTCGGCGATCAAGCGCGGCGCCTTCGATTTCATCGAGAAGCCCTTCAAAGCCGACCGGCTGATCCTGATCGCCGAACGTGCGCTGGAGAATTCCAAGCTGAAGCGCGAGGTCTCGGATCTGAAGCGCCGCACCGGCGATGCGCTGGAGCTGATCGGCACCTCGGTCGCCGTTTCACAGCTGCGCCAGACGATCGAGAAGGTTGCACCGACCAACAGCCGCATCATGATCCTCGGCGCCTCCGGCTCCGGCAAGGAGCTGGTGGCGCGGATGATCCACAAGAAGTCGTCCCGCGCCAACGGCCCCTTCGTTGCGATCAACGCCGCCAACATCACGCCCGAACGCATGGAAGTGGCGCTGTTCGGCACCGAGGGCACGCCCGGCCAGGCGCGCAAGATCGGCGCGCTCGAGGAAGCCCATCGCGGCATCCTCTATCTCGACGAAGTCGGCGAAATGCCGCGCGAGACGCAGAACAAGATCCTGCGCGTCCTGGTCGACCAGCAGTTCGAGCGGGTCGGCGGCTCCAAGCGTGTCAAGGTCGATGTCCGCATCATCTCCTCGACCGCCTATAATCTTGAGAGCCGCATCGCCGAGGGCTGGTTCCGCGAGGATCTCTACCATCGCCTCGCCGTCGTTCCGGTGCGTGTGCCGGCGCTGGCCGAACGGCGCGAGGACATTCCCTTCCTCGTCGATCAGCTGATGCGCCAGATATCGGAGCAGGCCGGCATCCGTCCGCGCCGCATCGGCGACGACGCCATGGCGGTGCTGCAGGCGCATGACTGGCCCGGCAATATCCGCCAGCTGCGCAACAATATCGAGCGGCTGATGATCCTTGCCCGCACCGACGGCCCGGATGCGCCGATCACCGCCGACATGCTGCCGACCGATCTCGGCGATATGCTGCCGAAGGTGTCCGCCAAGAACGACTATCACATCATGACGCTGCCGCTGCGCGAAGCCCGCGAGATGTTCGAGAAGGATTATCTGATCGCCCAGATCAACCGCTTCGGCGGCAATATCTCGCGCACCGCGGAATTCGTCGGCATGGAGCGTTCGGCGTTGCACCGCAAGCTGAAGTCGCTCGGCGTCTGA